A single window of Pseudomonas benzenivorans DNA harbors:
- the leuC gene encoding 3-isopropylmalate dehydratase large subunit, whose amino-acid sequence MAGKTLYDKLWEMHEVKRRDDGSSLIYIDRHILHEVTSPQAFEGLRLAGRKPWRIDANIATPDHNVPTTQAERRGGLEAIADEVSRIQVKTLDENCDDFGILEFKMNDVRQGIVHVIGPEQGATLPGMTVVCGDSHTSTHGAFGALAHGIGTSEVEHVLATQCLVAKKMKNMQVRVEGQLPFGVTAKDIVLAVIGKIGTAGGNGHALEFAGSAIRALSLEGRMTICNMSIEAGARVGLVAVDEKTIEYVKGRPFAPKGEQWEQAVAQWRGLVSDADARFDKVVELRAEDIKPQVSWGTSPEMVVSVDQRVPDPAAEADPVKRDSIVRALKYMGLAANQAITDIQLDRVFIGSCTNSRIEDLRAAAEVAKGRKVAATIKQAMVVPGSGLVKQQAEQEGLDRIFIEAGFEWREPGCSMCLAMNPDKLGSGEHCASTSNRNFEGRQGAGGRTHLVSPAMAAAAAVTGRFVDVRELIRP is encoded by the coding sequence GCCATATCCTCCACGAGGTGACCTCGCCGCAGGCCTTCGAGGGCTTGCGTCTGGCCGGTCGCAAGCCGTGGCGCATCGACGCCAACATCGCCACCCCGGACCACAACGTGCCGACCACCCAGGCCGAGCGCCGTGGCGGCCTGGAAGCCATCGCCGACGAGGTCTCGCGTATCCAGGTCAAGACCCTGGACGAGAACTGCGACGATTTCGGCATTCTCGAATTCAAGATGAATGACGTGCGCCAGGGCATCGTCCACGTCATCGGCCCGGAGCAGGGCGCCACCCTGCCGGGCATGACCGTGGTCTGCGGCGACTCGCACACCTCGACCCACGGCGCCTTCGGTGCGCTGGCCCACGGCATCGGTACCTCCGAGGTCGAGCACGTGCTGGCGACCCAGTGCCTGGTGGCGAAGAAGATGAAGAACATGCAGGTGCGCGTGGAGGGCCAGTTGCCCTTCGGCGTCACTGCCAAGGACATCGTCCTGGCCGTTATCGGCAAGATCGGCACCGCCGGCGGCAATGGCCACGCCCTGGAGTTCGCCGGCAGTGCCATCCGCGCGCTGTCCCTGGAAGGCCGCATGACCATCTGCAACATGTCGATCGAGGCGGGCGCCCGGGTCGGTCTGGTGGCGGTGGACGAAAAAACCATCGAGTACGTCAAGGGCCGTCCCTTCGCCCCCAAGGGCGAGCAGTGGGAGCAGGCCGTGGCGCAGTGGCGTGGGCTGGTGTCCGACGCCGACGCCCGCTTCGACAAGGTCGTCGAGTTGCGTGCAGAAGACATCAAGCCCCAGGTCAGCTGGGGCACCTCGCCGGAGATGGTGGTCTCGGTCGATCAGCGGGTGCCGGACCCGGCAGCCGAGGCCGATCCGGTCAAGCGCGACTCCATCGTCCGCGCCCTCAAGTACATGGGGCTGGCGGCCAACCAGGCGATCACCGATATCCAGCTGGATCGGGTGTTCATCGGCTCCTGCACCAATTCGCGGATCGAGGACCTGCGTGCCGCCGCCGAAGTGGCCAAGGGCCGCAAGGTGGCCGCAACCATCAAGCAGGCCATGGTGGTGCCGGGCTCGGGCCTGGTGAAGCAGCAGGCCGAGCAGGAGGGCCTGGACAGGATCTTCATCGAGGCCGGCTTCGAGTGGCGTGAGCCGGGCTGCTCCATGTGCCTGGCGATGAACCCGGACAAGTTGGGCAGCGGCGAGCACTGCGCCTCCACCTCCAACCGCAACTTCGAGGGCCGTCAGGGCGCGGGCGGGCGTACCCACCTGGTCAGCCCGGCCATGGCCGCGGCTGCCGCGGTCACCGGCCGCTTCGTCGACGTACGCGAACTGATTCGGCCTTAA
- the leuD gene encoding 3-isopropylmalate dehydratase small subunit produces the protein MKAFTQHAGLVAPLDRANVDTDQIIPKQFLKSIKRTGFGPNLFDEWRYLDVGQPNQDCSTRPLNQEFVLNFPRYQGASVLLARENFGCGSSREHAPWALEEYGFRTIIAPSFADIFYNNSFKNGLLPIILTEREVDELFQQCEAEEGYQLTVDLAAQTVTRPDGKQYSFEVDAFRKHCLLNGLDDIGLTLQDAEAIQTFETGYQQRSPWLFGAIK, from the coding sequence ATGAAAGCCTTTACCCAACACGCAGGTCTCGTCGCGCCGCTCGATCGCGCCAACGTCGACACCGACCAGATCATCCCCAAGCAGTTTCTCAAGTCGATCAAGCGCACCGGCTTCGGGCCGAACCTGTTCGACGAGTGGCGCTACCTGGATGTCGGCCAGCCGAACCAGGACTGCTCCACGCGCCCGCTCAATCAGGAGTTCGTGCTCAACTTCCCTCGCTACCAGGGCGCCAGCGTGCTGCTTGCGAGGGAGAACTTCGGCTGCGGTTCGTCCCGCGAGCACGCGCCCTGGGCGCTCGAAGAGTACGGCTTCCGCACCATCATCGCGCCGAGCTTTGCCGACATCTTCTACAACAACAGCTTCAAGAACGGCCTGTTGCCGATCATTCTCACCGAACGCGAGGTCGACGAGCTGTTCCAGCAGTGCGAAGCCGAGGAAGGCTATCAGCTGACCGTCGATCTGGCGGCGCAGACCGTCACCCGCCCGGACGGCAAGCAATACAGCTTCGAGGTCGACGCCTTCCGCAAGCACTGCCTGCTCAATGGTCTGGACGACATCGGCCTGACCCTGCAGGATGCCGAGGCCATACAGACCTTCGAGACCGGTTACCAGCAGCGCAGCCCGTGGCTGTTCGGCGCGATCAAGTAA